One Euphorbia lathyris chromosome 1, ddEupLath1.1, whole genome shotgun sequence DNA segment encodes these proteins:
- the LOC136228546 gene encoding zinc finger protein SHOOT GRAVITROPISM 5, whose amino-acid sequence MEGNDQKELQLLPSQQSLAAVASSSSFKFRQSPMPISDHHYGGPPSLDLQLSISVTPMSATRICDFSGDGKSSDTSCVEALKWQAAEQIRLAAIEKAYAERVRELTRREMELAQSEFARARHMWQRAREEVEKAERLKERATRQIDSTCMEITCQSCRQRFKPN is encoded by the coding sequence ATGGAAGGAAATGATCAGAAAGAGCTTCAACTCCTTCCTTCACAGCAATCCCTAGCAGCGGTTGCTTCCTCTTCCTCCTTCAAATTCCGACAATCACCGATGCCGATTTCCGATCATCACTACGGAGGTCCTCCATCGCTTGACTTACAATTATCAATCAGTGTCACTCCAATGTCGGCGACTCGGATTTGCGATTTCAGCGGCGACGGAAAATCATCGGATACAAGCTGCGTGGAGGCGCTGAAATGGCAAGCGGCGGAGCAAATCCGATTAGCCGCCATTGAAAAAGCATACGCAGAAAGAGTAAGAGAATTAACAAGGAGAGAAATGGAATTAGCCCAATCGGAATTCGCTAGGGCAAGACATATGTGGCAAAGGGCAAGAGAGGAAGTTGAAAAAGCTGAAAGATTGAAAGAAAGAGCTACTAGACAGATTGATTCTACGTGCATGGAGATCACTTGTCAATCTTGCAGGCAAAGGTTTAAGCCtaattaa